tgcaaaacgtatgacATGTTACGAaatctagctaggtggctaagaTTTGCTGGCTGGCTAACATTaactaggctaggggttagggggttaaggttagagttacgtttaggagttaggttaaaaggttaaggttagtgttagctATAATAATTATGGTTAGAGAAATGGTTAgataaaagggttaaggttagggttaggggaagtgtTAGCTAATAttctaagtagttgcaaagtagctaaaattAGTAcctagttgaaaagttgctattTAGCGaatgttgtctgtgatgagatttgaactcgcaacctttgggaTGCTAGATGTTTgcgtcttatgtaaccatactaaACGTACCATATCATATTAATTTTAGTGTCCCGGATTtatatttactatgttacgtctagtctatgagacccgGCTGTCCAATTCCATCGTGGGCTTATATTGTTCTCTACCTCAGAGGGAGCATTCCGCTAATTAGCACATACTAATTAACAACGTGGCATTTTGCCTTTCTGAAGGGCTATTTTTAACATCAAACCTGCATTTAGACAACCTTCAATACCTTGTTAGGCATTCGTCTCAACTCCAAGGGGTCATATCCAGCAGACCTGAATTCAAATGGTTTTGCAAATCAAAGACTTTGAGTGTTTGCTTTGAGCCCACTCTGCGGAGTCAACAGAAAGTGGATGTTTCAAGGGATACAGTATTTTCCACCTAACTTTCCACTGAAAAACAATAGTGGGACCTCCACTCAGGCGTTTTTCTATGGCTGCTATGTTAGGTTAGCTTGAGCCTGCCTGGACTGCCGAATAGGTGGGTTTGCACTTGGTTCCATTGAACCAGGCGAGCTCAATGAAGCATCACTCAAGacttcaaatactatttgaacccaggtctgatatcCAGTCAAAATAGGGTCATTACCCTCCCTGTGTCATCGGCCATGGAGCCCCCTTGGTGCTTTATCCGAATGATGAACTGTGTGTTCAGCATTGTCAAGATGCCTTGGAAGGTGCACCTGATCTGGGGTGTGACGATGGCAAAGTGCTCCTGGAAGGCAGCGGGCCGTCTCAGGCCATCCTTCCGGCTAAGCCTCTTCCGTAGGCCGTCACCGATTTGCAACAGGCCCAGGTCCTGATCCAGAAAGAGGTGGAAAGggaaggtggaggagaagagcGAGGTGGGCATGGTCCCAACCGACGTGGCCCTCATGGGACTGGGGCTCAGGCTCTTGGCATCCTTCACCACCACCGAGTAGAGCAGGCTGGGCTGCCGGGGCCCAGCTTGGAACTGCAAGGGGCCTACGCTCTCCTTGGTGCCTCCTTGAaggtccatctccatctccatgtcCATGAACACCTCCACGGTGGTGTCGTAGAGCAGGCGGGCGGCCGCCTTGATGACACCAGGGAAGAAGAACTCCGTGGTCTGCCCGGGGTTGAAGTAGTAGACGGTGTGCAGACCCAGATCCTTGTCCAGGCACAGCACCGAAGCTGATTCATTGTTTACATTATCTGTTATTCTGTCTAGGTTGGCTTGCAGAGCGGCTGGTTCTGGCGGGTTTGGGACGATGCCCTGTTTCAACAGGACATTGAAGCTGTTCAGGAAGTCGCTGAGGGTTCCCCCCACCACCTGCAGAATATGGCTGTCCTCGTCGAAGCACGTTTGGAACAGCTCCTCGCCAAGGGAGACTTTCAAAGCGTCCATGCGAATACCTGATCGTAAAAGGAGAGCAAAtgtaatagaatagaataacaataaaaaaataaaatacaatactgTAGATTAGAATAGAAAACAATAGAATATAATATTTCTATTGTCCACACAAGGTACAAATGTGTCTTTTGTTTCACAGAGGCATGAATATAACAGACGTTAAAAACACCCACAACGGAATAAAAGCAACTCATGTTCAGTGTTGTTTGAATTTGATCAGCTTCACAATACCTGTTTTGAGAGAATAATTCTTCATGATCTCCAGTAAATGCTCTGGTCGATCAAAGGTCCTATCTTGACAGATGTCTGCATAACACACGGAAGGGCTGTGGACAGAAATGACATCAGTGTTATATTAGTAAGCACTGCACTCACCACATGAATGAATGGGTTTAGATATCCTAATTCCATGAAATCCCATGTATGTTATGAAAAACTGTGTTTCTTAACCAAAGTTTTGACTATTCAAAGCCATCTTGCTGATTGATCATATACAGGTCGTTATGCATGGGGCATCCATGCATGGCACGCAGTCAATAGGTATTCAATAAGACTAATAGCTGGCCGCATTCGATTGAACACAACTGAACATTGTCATTTCTTATCATCGTGACCTTTGACAATAATTAAATATCAGGGCAGCATAGTTTAAATCGTTAATTTCGCCAGCATTTATTGGACTTAGTTCTTACCATTTCTTGTCTAACGTATGCTGTTTCATCATTTGCAGAAAGGCAGTATGCAGTCTTTGAAACTGGAAAACAACAAGTCCAGAAGTTTATTGACAATATATGTGTATAAGAAATCTTATAGTTTGGCCCATTGCAATCACATTAACACAACAGCAAACAAATAATATGGTTCGAGATTAGTTCCGATAGGTTACTGTACATGTTCCACGGTGTAAACTGCTCTCTTCTGAGACGACACTCAACAACAGTGCACAACAGTCAATTCTGATGATATTTTTGAGAAATTGATTTATTGTAGCACAATCTCAATTTACCTCGGGACATGCTACTTTGCGGATGCTCTCCCCTAATGAATGAAGATTGACTCTAGTCTTGCTTGTCTTCCTTTGAGATAGCACCTCcgatacatgtccatacacatcCTTGGAAATTGCCAGTACATCCCCGGTATGGTCACTTGTACGTTCCTCAAAGTCTCCGGGTTCGTCCACACGACCAATACCGGCGAATGGACATTCTCCAGAGATTTTCAGGTCTTTCAATTTTGTGCAAAACATTCTTGGTTTATCCTCATCTCTTGATTACATGCAAATGTCTACATTTTGGACACGCAACTCCTGTCTCAGTTAGAAATTCCATTCCCACATCATTGCATTCGCAAGGGAGCGAGgagaaaaaatatattattttatgcGCATCCTCTCGTCTGGACAACTATCTTTCTACACTTCGTATGTTATAAATGATCTGCACCTACGCCAGCAACCACACACAATATTCATAGGAAATTACATGGCAAAACATGAGTGAAATACTATTTCCACAAACCAATGAAAACCGACAGAAGAGTCCACCTGGCCAATCGATGCGCGAGTAGGTTGAGCTCTTAAAAAATGTACCAGTATGCAATACCTTGTAGGCTGCTACGACGGTAtaaatcaataactaattcacCGTTTGTCACATAAACATCAAACTAGATAtgatttattctataaatgtctagTATACTTTTACAACCTTTGCCTTGAATAGAAATTCCAGTTTTGATTTGACAGAAATACATAAAATCTCAAACATTGCATTTAAAGATGAAGAAATCTAATTCAGTGATTGTCTGAGAAAAAAAGTGAAAATATGCATTTATTTGCAATAACTTTAAAGAAATGTTCATTTCAAGTGCAATTTGCTCTATCTGAAGTTAGACAATGTTTACATACAGTTGTACAAGGTTTACAATCTTAAATTGTATACCAAATCACTGTTTGCATTTTTAGTGCAGCAGTTACACATTTAAAGTAGTTACAAGGTACAACAGTAATGTATTTAAACGTCTCTAATTTAACAGCAAAGAGGCCCCTTCCAATAATTTTCTATTTTACCTTTGTTGAAGTCCTTCTTTGTCTGGGACAAGCTGAATGGTACCATCTCTGGCACTCAGAGCATTCTATCTGCAGTATTAAAAACATAAAACAGGGTTATGTTTATTTACATGCAAATTACAGTTCTGGAATACGCAAATTCTGTTACATGCTTTTGCAATAAGGAACATTTTCAAAATTAATTGGATTTTTGTTCAATTGCTCAATGGACTTTAACTTACATGCATTTGACCACAACCTTGACAGAAGCACACATAACTGTGGTGTTAATCATCGTTGAGTATTCAGGCAATATAAATAATATCGTAATAAAggcatacatttgcaaaaaatgtatACGTTGATAAAAAAAGGTTTCAAAATCAACATGCCAGAGGATCTACTCATTGGATGTAGGCTCGGTTGGGAGTTTATCACCGTTGGAATTTTATATCCTGCTTTACCACTAaaatcataataaacactgacaactgaaatattgtgttattgatgTTATTGTTACGCGTATTATTATAAAACATAGGGGAAGGGGAAGTTAAAAATGTACCCAAAAAGGTTCTTCAAAAGGTTATTCGAGGATCCATTGAAAGGGgtcctttgaagaaccattttatAGGGTACTTCGGAGAACTTAGAGAGGTTCCCCCACAGTTTTATTTTGAAGAACTCCTAAAGGATACTCTAGGAACCTTTTCGTTTTAGAGtgtaggaagagttttggtggttccaaaccccttccatttaagaaggatggaggccactgtgtttacatttacatttacatttaagtcatttagcagacgctcttatccagagcgacttacaaattggtgcatacaccttatgacatccagtggaacagccactttacagtagtgcatctaaatctttttaggggggtgagaaggattacttaccctaggtcttggggaccttcaatgctgcagatattttttggtacccttccccaggtctgtgactcgacacaatcttgtctcggagcttTACGGAatattccttcaacctcatggcttggtgtttggcatgacatgcactgtcaactatgagtccttatatagacaggtgtgtgcctttccaaatcatgtccaatcaattgaatttaccataagtggactccaatcaagttgtagaaacatgtcaaggaaacagaatgcacctgagctcaattttcgagtctcatagaaaaaggtctgaatacttatggaaataaggtatttctgttttacttttttttttaaaacacttttgccaaaatttctaaaaacctgttttcgctttgtcaataCGGgctattgcgtgtagattgatgaggaaaacattgtatttaatccattttagattaaggctgtaatgttacaaaatgtggaaaaaggggtctgaatacagtgTACCTGTCTGCACTAACAGTACTTTGACATAGTGCATCACATCCTAATTATTGTTTCCAGGTGCATCCCAACCCTCAAAACAAGACACACCTGGAGACAAATTAGGGTGGATGCATTAAAATTATGCAATTTACAGTAGtatgtgcatacattttcatacaggTGGCCCCAGCAGGATTTGAACCCACAATCCTAaaactacaagcaccatgctttGCCAACTGAGCCACATAAGACATGTtcaaatatatttacataattacaTAAATAATAATGTATCTCCCATGGGTTAATGCccagctacagtggggcaaaaaagtatttagtcagccaccaattgtgcaagttctcccacttaaaaagatgagaggcctgtaattttcatcataggtacacttcaactatgacagacaaaatgagggggaaaaaatcccgaaaatcacattgtaggatttttaatgaatttatttgcaaattatggtggaaaataagtatttggtcacctacaaacaagcaaaatttctggctctcacagacctgtaacttcttctttaagaggctcctctgtcctccactcgttacctgtattaatggcacctgtttgaacttgttaccagtataaaagacacctgtccacaacctcaaacagtcacactccaaattccactatggccaagaccaaagagctgttaaaggacaccagaaacaaaattgtagacctgcaccaggctgggaagactgaatctgcaataggtaagcagcttgttttgaagaaatcaactgtgggagctattattaggaaatggaagacatacaagaccactgataatctccctcgatctggggctccacgcaagatctcacccagtggggtcaaaattatcacaagaatggtgagcaaaaattccagaaccacgcggggggacctagtgaatgacctgcagagagctgagaccgaagtaacaaagcctaccatcagtaacacactacgccgccagggactcaaatcctgcagtgtcagatgtgtccccctgcttaagccattacatgtccaggcccgtctgaagtttgctagagagcatttggatgatccagaagaagattgggagaatgtcacatggtcagatgaaaccaaaatataacattttggtaaaaactaaacttgtcgtgtttggaggacaaagaatgctgagttgcatccaaagaacaccatacctactgtgaagcatgggggtggaaacatcatgctttggggctgtttttctgcaaagggaccaggacgaatgatccgtgtaaaggaaagaatgaatggggccatgtatcgtgagatgttgagtgaaaacctccttccatcagcaagggcattgaagatgaaacgtggctgggtctttcagcat
This genomic stretch from Oncorhynchus keta strain PuntledgeMale-10-30-2019 chromosome 29, Oket_V2, whole genome shotgun sequence harbors:
- the LOC118362085 gene encoding guanylate cyclase soluble subunit alpha-1-like, yielding MFCTKLKDLKISGECPFAGIGRVDEPGDFEERTSDHTGDVLAISKDVYGHVSEVLSQRKTSKTRVNLHSLGESIRKVACPEFQRLHTAFLQMMKQHTLDKKCPSVCYADICQDRTFDRPEHLLEIMKNYSLKTGIRMDALKVSLGEELFQTCFDEDSHILQVVGGTLSDFLNSFNVLLKQGIVPNPPEPAALQANLDRITDNVNNESASVLCLDKDLGLHTVYYFNPGQTTEFFFPGVIKAAARLLYDTTVEVFMDMEMEMDLQGGTKESVGPLQFQAGPRQPSLLYSVVVKDAKSLSPSPMRATSVGTMPTSLFSSTFPFHLFLDQDLGLLQIGDGLRKRLSRKDGLRRPAAFQEHFAIVTPQIRCTFQGILTMLNTQFIIRIKHQGGSMADDTGRLMDLKGQMICISESNAILFLGSPCVDKLEELTGRGLYLSDIPIHNALRDVVLVGEQAKAQDGLKKRLGKAKAALEHAHLALEEEKKRTVDLLFTIFPGTVAQELWQGHTVDAREFEHVTMLFSDIVGFTAVCSRCTPMQVVTMLNELYTRFDHHCGELDVYKVETIGDAYCVAGGLHKESETHAVQIALMALKMMELSDEVRTPTGEPIKMRIGLHTGSVLAGVVGVMMPRYCLFGNNVTLANKFESCSVPGRINVSPTTHRLLKDCPEFVFIPRTRQDLPPNFPPDIPGVCYFLEDFDQWSGKTTSDCETAEPCYSNTNFMVEKT